The following coding sequences lie in one Mesorhizobium sp. NZP2298 genomic window:
- a CDS encoding sensor histidine kinase NtrY-like: protein MAPQAPVLDQPLFSEPGARDGRRLLALPGVVAVVGALVMAAISFTILVGATPIAPDARTTWALIALNAAFVIFLSALVGREVHRIVMARRHGKAASRLHVRIVAMFALVAAIPAIMVAIIASITLDIGLDRWFEIRTKTIVNSSLSIADAYVQENARNLQGTTLSMAYDLDASRTLYGLDRTGFLDLLNKEAVGRSLAHAALIKPDGSFVMSAQTDADFAMPEPPEGSVSSATDGRPVLIEPRTRNIMGAIVKLREIEGLYLYTIRLVDPEVIKARQIVRSNTDEYRNLEDNRRTSQVAFALPYLSLTLIIILSAIWTGIAVADRLVRPIRQLIGAADEVATGNLDVAVPVRPSDGDVASLGDTFNKMLLELKSQRNEILSAKDLIDERRRFSEAVLAGVTAGVIGVDPYGIITIVNRSAESMLAISASAALGQNLSAILPHVGRVFEIGRQSGKPVYREQVTFFRAGTERTFNVQITIEAGDDGSEEKSYVVTVDDITDLVQAQRSSAWADVARRIAHEIKNPLTPIQLSAERIKRRYGKVITEDREVFDQCTDTIIRQVEDIGRMVDEFSAFARMPKPEMKAIDLRESLREASFLVEVSRADITFERIFGNEPLKGTFDSRLLAQAFGNVIKNAAEAIDGLEQKDGSHGIIRIQAGRQNGAIRIDVIDNGKGLPRENRQRLLEPYMTTREKGTGLGLAIVKKIVEDHGGRLELHDAPADFHGGRGAMISIILPPAAATPPRGEAKTEHERETEKVGNGV, encoded by the coding sequence ATGGCTCCGCAGGCACCTGTACTCGACCAACCGCTCTTCAGCGAACCCGGCGCGCGCGACGGGCGCCGCTTGCTGGCGCTGCCCGGAGTGGTGGCGGTCGTCGGCGCGCTGGTCATGGCGGCCATCTCCTTCACCATCCTGGTCGGTGCGACGCCGATCGCGCCTGACGCCAGGACGACCTGGGCGCTGATCGCGCTCAACGCCGCTTTCGTGATCTTCCTCAGCGCCCTGGTTGGGCGCGAGGTGCATCGCATCGTCATGGCGCGCCGGCATGGCAAGGCGGCCTCGCGGCTGCATGTGCGCATCGTCGCCATGTTCGCGCTGGTTGCCGCCATTCCCGCCATCATGGTGGCGATCATTGCCTCGATCACGCTCGATATCGGCCTCGATCGCTGGTTCGAGATTCGCACCAAGACGATCGTCAATTCCTCGCTGTCGATCGCCGATGCCTATGTCCAGGAAAACGCCCGCAATCTGCAAGGCACGACGTTGTCGATGGCCTATGACCTCGATGCGTCGCGCACGCTCTACGGCCTTGACCGGACGGGCTTTCTCGACCTCCTCAACAAGGAGGCGGTGGGCCGGTCGCTGGCCCACGCGGCGCTGATCAAACCCGACGGCTCGTTCGTCATGAGCGCCCAGACCGATGCCGATTTCGCCATGCCGGAACCGCCGGAAGGCTCGGTCAGCAGCGCCACCGACGGCAGGCCGGTGCTGATAGAGCCGCGCACCCGCAACATCATGGGCGCCATCGTCAAGCTGCGTGAGATCGAGGGCCTTTACCTCTACACCATCCGATTGGTCGATCCCGAGGTGATCAAGGCGCGACAGATCGTCAGGTCCAACACGGACGAGTACCGCAATCTCGAAGACAACAGGCGCACCTCGCAAGTGGCCTTCGCGCTGCCTTATCTGTCGCTGACCCTGATCATCATCCTGTCGGCGATCTGGACCGGCATTGCCGTCGCCGACCGTCTCGTGCGGCCGATTCGCCAGCTCATCGGTGCCGCCGACGAGGTGGCGACCGGCAATCTCGACGTCGCTGTCCCCGTCAGGCCTTCCGATGGCGATGTCGCCTCGCTCGGCGACACCTTCAACAAGATGCTGCTCGAGCTCAAATCGCAACGCAACGAAATCCTGTCGGCAAAGGACCTGATCGACGAGCGGCGGCGCTTTTCCGAAGCCGTGCTTGCCGGTGTCACCGCCGGCGTCATCGGCGTCGATCCCTACGGCATCATCACCATCGTCAACCGTTCGGCCGAATCGATGCTGGCCATCTCCGCCAGTGCCGCGCTCGGACAGAACCTTTCCGCCATTCTGCCGCATGTCGGCCGCGTCTTCGAGATCGGCCGCCAGTCAGGCAAGCCCGTCTACCGCGAGCAGGTGACATTCTTCCGCGCCGGCACCGAGCGCACCTTCAACGTGCAGATCACCATCGAGGCGGGCGATGACGGATCGGAGGAGAAATCCTACGTCGTGACGGTCGACGACATCACCGATCTGGTTCAGGCGCAGCGTTCTTCCGCCTGGGCCGACGTGGCGCGCCGCATCGCCCACGAGATCAAGAACCCGCTGACGCCGATCCAGCTTTCGGCCGAACGCATCAAGCGCCGTTACGGCAAGGTCATCACCGAGGACCGCGAGGTTTTCGACCAGTGCACCGACACCATCATCCGGCAGGTCGAGGATATCGGCCGCATGGTCGACGAATTCTCCGCCTTCGCGCGCATGCCAAAGCCGGAGATGAAGGCCATCGATTTGCGCGAATCGCTGCGCGAGGCTTCGTTCCTGGTCGAAGTCAGCCGGGCCGACATCACGTTCGAGCGGATATTCGGCAACGAACCGCTCAAGGGCACGTTCGACAGCCGCCTTCTGGCGCAAGCTTTCGGCAATGTGATCAAGAATGCCGCCGAAGCGATCGATGGACTGGAACAGAAGGATGGTTCGCACGGCATAATCCGGATTCAAGCCGGCCGTCAGAATGGCGCGATTCGTATCGACGTCATCGACAATGGCAAAGGCCTGCCGCGGGAGAATCGCCAACGGCTGCTCGAGCCCTATATGACCACACGAGAGAAGGGCACCGGGCTTGGTCTCGCTATCGTCAAGAAGATCGTGGAGGACCATGGCGGCCGGCTGGAACTTCATGATGCACCTGCGGACTTCCATGGCGGGCGCGGCGCGATGATCAGCATCATCCTGCCGCCCGCGGCCGCCACGCCGCCGCGCGGTGAGGCCAAGACGGAACACGAAAGAGAAACTGAAAAGGTCGGTAATGGCGTCTGA